A genome region from Dolichospermum compactum NIES-806 includes the following:
- a CDS encoding XisH family protein, whose amino-acid sequence MSAKDFFHNAVRLALEKENWLITHDPLSFELTEKVKVRIDLGAEKLITAQKGNQKIAVEVKSFIGLSAISEFHTAIGQFLNYKVVLTQKDPQRILYLAISQDIYEGFFLDSFIQTVLQTYDIKLLVFDVKREEILLWKH is encoded by the coding sequence ATGTCAGCAAAAGATTTTTTTCACAATGCAGTTAGGTTAGCTTTAGAAAAGGAGAATTGGTTAATTACTCATGATCCTTTATCTTTTGAACTTACTGAAAAAGTTAAGGTGAGAATAGATTTAGGTGCAGAAAAGTTAATTACTGCCCAGAAGGGTAATCAAAAAATAGCTGTAGAGGTAAAAAGTTTTATAGGACTTTCAGCGATTTCTGAATTTCATACAGCTATTGGTCAGTTTTTAAATTATAAGGTAGTATTAACACAGAAAGATCCTCAAAGGATATTATATCTAGCCATATCTCAAGATATATATGAAGGATTTTTTCTAGATTCTTTTATTCAAACTGTTTTACAAACTTATGACATTAAGTTATTAGTGTTTGATGTTAAAAGGGAGGAAATCTTACTATGGAAACATTAA
- the ahcY gene encoding adenosylhomocysteinase has protein sequence MTATTPRLKHEVKDLGLAPLGRQRIEWAGREMPVLKQIRDRFEKEKPFAGLRISACAHVTTETAHLAIALKAGGADAVLIASNPLSTQDDVAASLVADHEISVFAQKGEDAATYSRHVQIALDHRPNIIVDDGSDVVAELVQHRQKQIADLIGSTEETTTGIVRLRAMFNEGVLTFPAMNVNDADTKHFFDNRYGTGQSTLDGIIRATNILLAGKTVVVVGYGWCGKGTALRARGMGANVIVTEIDHIKAIEAVMDGFRVLPMAEAAPHGDIFITVTGNKHVVRGEHFDVMKDGAIVCNSGHFDLELDLKYLAANAREIKDVRPFTEEYKLTNGKSVVVLGQGRLINLAAAEGHPSAVMDMSFANQALAVEYLVKNKGSLAAGLHSIPREVDEEIARLKLQAMGIFIDSLTADQIDYTNSWQSGT, from the coding sequence ATGACTGCAACCACTCCCAGATTAAAGCACGAGGTTAAAGACCTCGGACTCGCTCCCTTGGGAAGACAACGCATTGAATGGGCTGGAAGAGAAATGCCCGTATTGAAGCAAATCCGCGATCGCTTTGAGAAAGAAAAGCCCTTTGCTGGATTGCGTATTTCAGCTTGCGCCCACGTCACCACAGAAACTGCACATTTAGCGATCGCCCTCAAAGCCGGTGGTGCTGATGCAGTTTTAATTGCCAGTAACCCCTTATCAACTCAAGATGACGTAGCTGCGAGTCTTGTAGCTGATCATGAAATTTCCGTATTTGCTCAAAAAGGCGAAGATGCCGCTACATATAGCCGCCACGTGCAAATTGCCTTAGATCATCGCCCCAACATCATTGTTGATGACGGTAGCGACGTGGTAGCAGAATTAGTTCAACATCGTCAAAAACAAATAGCTGATTTGATTGGTAGCACCGAAGAAACCACAACTGGTATCGTGCGGTTACGCGCTATGTTTAACGAAGGCGTTCTTACCTTCCCCGCGATGAACGTCAACGACGCAGACACCAAGCACTTCTTTGATAATCGCTATGGTACAGGCCAATCTACCTTAGACGGGATTATCCGCGCTACAAATATTTTGTTAGCTGGTAAAACTGTTGTGGTTGTCGGTTATGGCTGGTGTGGTAAGGGAACAGCCCTCCGCGCCCGTGGCATGGGTGCAAACGTCATTGTTACCGAAATTGACCACATCAAGGCAATTGAAGCCGTTATGGATGGTTTCCGCGTCCTCCCAATGGCGGAAGCAGCGCCTCATGGTGATATCTTCATTACTGTGACAGGTAACAAGCACGTCGTTCGCGGTGAACACTTCGATGTCATGAAAGACGGTGCGATTGTTTGTAATTCTGGTCACTTTGATTTGGAACTTGATTTGAAATACTTGGCTGCTAATGCTAGGGAAATCAAGGATGTTCGTCCTTTCACTGAAGAGTATAAATTAACAAATGGTAAATCCGTAGTTGTACTCGGACAAGGACGTTTGATTAATTTGGCTGCTGCTGAAGGACACCCCAGCGCAGTTATGGATATGAGTTTTGCTAACCAAGCTTTGGCTGTTGAATACCTGGTGAAGAATAAGGGTAGTTTAGCTGCTGGTTTGCATTCTATTCCTAGAGAAGTGGATGAAGAAATTGCTCGTTTGAAGTTGCAAGCTATGGGCATTTTCATTGATAGTTTGACAGCAGATCAAATTGACTATACCAATTCTTGGCAGTCTGGAACGTAA
- a CDS encoding XisI protein yields METLNYREIVKSFIQKYAQEECIEDSENIELVFDTERDVYLLLVTGWKDEKRIYWFPIHISIKDGKIWIERDFTEEGIPHQLVELGVPKSDIVLGFRSPYVRQFTGFASV; encoded by the coding sequence ATGGAAACATTAAATTATCGAGAAATAGTTAAAAGTTTCATTCAAAAGTATGCACAAGAAGAATGTATAGAAGATTCAGAAAATATCGAACTTGTTTTTGATACTGAGAGGGATGTTTATTTATTATTGGTTACAGGATGGAAAGATGAAAAAAGAATTTATTGGTTTCCCATTCATATTAGTATTAAAGATGGAAAGATTTGGATTGAAAGGGATTTTACGGAAGAAGGAATTCCTCATCAATTAGTAGAGTTAGGTGTGCCGAAATCAGATATTGTTTTAGGTTTTAGATCACCTTATGTAAGACAGTTTACTGGGTTTGCATCAGTTTAG